A region from the Ptychodera flava strain L36383 chromosome 12, AS_Pfla_20210202, whole genome shotgun sequence genome encodes:
- the LOC139144861 gene encoding enolase-phosphatase E1-like isoform X5, whose amino-acid sequence MADDADFLDDVLGKYSKTADKPEPKVKKNDLRSELEERAKYISPMTRPSSQHILHNVVNEKNRSALEDPDLDNKKTAKPASRSSSRTSRSNDPFDDMDFMEEIQKVEKMWTGGTGDPFGSPDGTTDPFGSSNGKADPFRSSNVTTDPFASGDPFVSSDDLFSPTAKSPEPRAGKKHQDSIFGEMDNKKSADPFAGTNWLAEIEQVEKKWRSGPQEQPSVAPPKKEPPVPPARKKKTSNTREKRMGFYSMEGYSIGYSREPDAFTEFMGELDHVEKMWMGPGYMPSEVKESESSSSESEDEVSPEKKVRHNSGEVENGGGEDKPSVEKAKENQSPSAGEFMDFSVIQRSNTLDLGIVKSRARLGKAGALRQRRKPTRPSSLFSNQQDMEGQLPDDIFRDSTEPKLVNFSKIEDDDEKKDKEKDVEEKATTQPGGQAAKKLPPGAMPSPFLLPGLGAGMPKLKKSQRKVPPKPAEKPKDNKPLETEKSKLLNPISATPTPTPTPRAAASPSKSPVPKPRATPSPVKSPKPKPRADIKKKPTIPPPKPLKPIKPTKPQNKEQTDKLSQEINSFPFTKKEPEKILLPPMEPEKVILPSTDKKGNEKKEEEKMDVTKDDEKMDVKKEEEKTEEKEVKTEDNIDLNIESMKEELPSPAKVENQEAEEKVAPPQKVDIFDFVKQEMEERLQKEATKEKTIDVQKEQSVEVEFSKDDVKEKDAVKEIDGKMEKDEKMEKDEKMEKEEEEVEVENKEEKDVKGEIKVITEDEKKIGVEEDEDEDDDWVKISSEDEEDVLQDSVTKAGKEEKIDTVVSVDADNVDGLPSKEEKTEPEKIEEIVIANETNVAKEAEQENKELKLANFEQTLELDRLEDAKKKPADSELIILNAEQTEKFTTEEKTKEVRTVDESPKIPGSPSKVSATSPSPESKKDVIIIEKKPLSTEAWVREAKKVPEGSALKPLEKIDSASTAAASSETNEGPAWLQEVKARQKAAKASQDLKDETKASNGEVSPRYDKENDEKTPAWAMETKTKKKLPPIPQKPKVSPRPKEDSQSPSSVPQWKQELAKRRQEAETPGKKKPLVVPPPPKDSPSPMVTTLPQWQLDLAARRKSAKESSLKKYIEEEKVETSPTEPAWKIEAAKRRKQRQSLGSVEGTPSPTKEPDANIPQWKKELLERRRKSDVLKETQLPTDNTNVKTSSSDSKIQWSPRTVKTRTASDSRRTLPRRLAPVTSPRDTETVKSPDWMKEIQFARNRRLAEFEKVVGADSTGELV is encoded by the exons GACAATAAGAAGACAGCAAAGCCAGCCTCCAGATCTTCATCAAGGACAAGCAGATCCAACGATCCCTTTGATGACATGGACTTCATGGAAGAAATCCAGAAAGTGGAAAAGATGTGGACAGGTGGCACCGGAGATCCATTCGGATCACCTGATGGGACGACAGATCCATTCGGGTCATCCAATGGGAAGGCAGACCCGTTCAGATCATCCAATGTTACTACAGACCCGTTTGCTTCTGGTGATCCATTTGTCTCCTCTGATGATTTATTTTCACCAACAGCAAAG TCACCAGAACCCAGAGCAGGCAAAAAACACCAAGATTCAATCTTCGGTGAGATGGACAACAAAAAATCAGCCGATCCATTCGCGGGCACTAACTGGTTGGCGGAGATCGAACAAGTGGAAAAGAAATGGCGGAGTGGTCCACAAGAACAGCCCTCTGTGGCACCCCCTAAAAAAGAACCCCCTGTGCCACCGGCAAGGAAAAAGAAG ACATCCAACACACGGGAGAAAAGAATGGGTTTCTATAGCATGGAAGGATACAGTATAGGATATTCTAGGGAACCCGATGCCTTTACCGAGTTCATGGGAGAGCTAGACCACGTGGAAAAGATGTGGATGGGGCCAGGGTATATGCCGTCGGAAGTCAAG GAATCTGAGTCATCAAGCAGTGAATCTGAAGATGAAGTATCTCCAGAGAAAAAAGTACGACACAACAGTGGAGAAGTCGAAAATGGCGGTGGTGAAGACAAACCTAGTGTGGAAAAAGCCAAGGAAAACCAAAGTCCTTCCGCTGGAGAATTCATGGATTTCTCCGTCATCCAG AGGTCCAACACCCTTGACCTTGGCATTGTGAAATCCAGAGCCAGGCTGGGTAAGGCCGGTGCTTTGAGACAGAGAAGAAAACCGACTAGACCTTCAAGTCTGTTCAGCAATCAACAAGACATGGAAGGACAACTCCCAGACGATATCTTCAGAGATTCAACAG AACCGAAACTagtgaatttttcaaagattgaggatgatgatgaaaagAAGGACAAAGAGAAAGATGTTGAAGAGAAGGCAACGACACAGCCAGGAGGCCAAGCTGCAAAGAAGTTACCACCAGGAGCCATGCCAAGTCCATTCCTGTTACCAGGATTAGGGGCAGGAATGCCAAAACTCAAG AAATCACAACGTAAGGTTCCTCCAAAGCCAGCCGAGAAGCCTAAAGATAATAAACCCTTAGAGACAGAGAAATCCAAACTTCTTAATCCAATATCAGCCACCCCGACACCGACACCAACACCACGAGCAGCGGCATCACCGTCAAAATCACCCGTACCCAAGCCACGAGCAACACCATCGCCAGTCAAGTCCCCAAAACCAAAGCCAAGGGCAGAcataaaaaag AAACCAACCATCCCCCCACCCAAACCACTAAAGCCTATAAAACCAACAAAGCCCCAAAACAAGGAACAAACAGATAAACTGTCACAAGAAATAAACAGCTTCCCCTTCACCAAAAAAGAGCCAGAGAAGATACTGCTTCCTCCAATGGAACCTGAGAAAGTTATACTGCCCTCAACGGACaagaaaggaaatgaaaagaaagAGGAAGAGAAGATGGATGTGACTAAAGATGATGAAAAAATGGATGTGAAGAAAGAGGAAGAAAAGACAGAGGAGAAAGAAGTGAAGACAGAGGACAATATAGACTTGAATATTGAAAGTATGAAAGAGGAATTACCGTCACCAGCAAAAGTTGAAAATCAAGAAGCTGAAGAAAAGGTTGCTCCTCCACAGAAAGTTGACATCTTTGACTTTGTGAAGCAAGAGATGGAGGAGAGGCTGCAAAAGGAAGCCACAAAAGAGAAAACAATAGATGTCCAAAAGGAGCAGAGTGTGGAAGTGGAGTTCTCGAAGGATGATGTGAAGGAGAAAGATGCTGTGAAGGAGATAGACGGGAAGATGGAGAAAGATGAAAAGATGGAGAAAGATGAGAAGATGGAGAAGGAGGAAGAAGAAGTGGAAGTCGAGAACAAAGAGGAGAAGGATGTGAAAGGAGAGATAAAGGTGATCACTGAAGACGAGAAAAAAATAGGAGTAGAGGAAGATgaagatgaggatgatgatTGGGTGAAAATATCCTCAGAGGATGAAGAAGATGTCTTGCAGGATAGTGTTACCAAGGCAGGAAAAGAGGAGAAAATTGACACTGTTGTCAGTGTGGACGCAGATAATGTTGATGGGTTACCCAGCAAAGAAGAAAAAACTGAACCCGAAAAGATTGAGGAAATTGTCATTGCAAATGAAACAAATGTAGCAAAGGAGGCAGAACAGGAAAACAAGGAACTtaaacttgccaattttgaaCAAACTCTTGAACTTGACAGGCTTGAGGACGCAAAGAAGAAACCTGCAGACTCAGAACTTATTATTTTGAATGCTGAGCAGACTGAGAAATTTACAACAGAAGAAAAGACGAAAGAAGTCAGAACAGTGGATGAGTCACCAAAAATACCCGGGAGTCCGTCTAAAGTGTCAGCAACTTCCCCAAGCCCTGAAAGCAAGAAGGATGTTATTATTATTGAGAAGAAACCATTGAGCACTGAAGCGTGGGTACGTGAAGCTAAG AAAGTGCCGGAAGGTTCCGCCTTGAAACCTCTTGAAAAGATAGACAGTGCATCGACAGCAGCAGCGAGCAGCGAGACTAATGAAGGACCTGCATGGTTGCAAGAAGTAAAGGCCAGGCAGAAGGCAGCAAAAGCTTCTCAAGACTTGAAAGATGAAACCAAGGCCAGCAACGGAGAAGTGAGTCCCAGATATGATAAAGAAAACGATGAGAAGACACCTGCATGGGCCATGGAAACCAAGACTAAGAAAAAACTGCCACCAATACC GCAAAAACCAAAGGTGTCACCACGACCCAAGGAAGACAGCCAGTCACCATCCTCTGTGCCTCAGTGGAAACAAGAACTAGCAAAGAGGAGACAGGAAGCAGAAACACCAG GCAAAAAGAAACCACTGGTCGTACCACCGCCACCAAAGGATTCACCATCACCTATGGTGACAACTCTGCCACAGTGGCAGCTAGACCTAGCAGCTAGGAGGAAATCAGCCAAAGAGAGCAGTCTGAAGAAGTATATAGAAGAGGAGAAGGTGGAGACGTCGCCAACTGAACCAGCGTGGAAGATAGAGGCAGCCAAGAGACGGAAACAGAGGCAGAGTTTGGGAAGTGTTGAAGGCACTCCAAGT CCTACAAAGGAACCAGATGCCAATATACCACAGTGGAAAAAGGAACTCCTTGAAAGACGACGCAAGTCTGATGTTCTCAAAGAAACACAACTACCCACAGACAATACCAACGTAAAGACATCATCGTCTGACAGCAAAATACAGTGGTCTCCCAGAACTGTCAAAACAAGAACTGCCTCCGATTCAA GAAGAACTCTCCCTAGAC GATTAGCACCTGTGACAAGTCCAAGGGACACAGAAACTGTTAAGTCTCCAGACTGGATGAAAGAAATTCAGTTTGCTAGAAATAGAAGATTAGCAG aatttGAAAAAGTAGTGGGAGCTGACAGTACTGGAGAGTTGGTTTGA
- the LOC139144861 gene encoding enolase-phosphatase E1-like isoform X7 yields the protein MADDADFLDDVLGKYSKTADKPEPKVKKNDLRSELEERAKYISPMTRPSSQHILHNVVNEKNRSALEDPDLSPEPRAGKKHQDSIFGEMDNKKSADPFAGTNWLAEIEQVEKKWRSGPQEQPSVAPPKKEPPVPPARKKKTSNTREKRMGFYSMEGYSIGYSREPDAFTEFMGELDHVEKMWMGPGYMPSEVKESESSSSESEDEVSPEKKVRHNSGEVENGGGEDKPSVEKAKENQSPSAGEFMDFSVIQRSNTLDLGIVKSRARLGKAGALRQRRKPTRPSSLFSNQQDMEGQLPDDIFRDSTEPKLVNFSKIEDDDEKKDKEKDVEEKATTQPGGQAAKKLPPGAMPSPFLLPGLGAGMPKLKKSQRKVPPKPAEKPKDNKPLETEKSKLLNPISATPTPTPTPRAAASPSKSPVPKPRATPSPVKSPKPKPRADIKKKPTIPPPKPLKPIKPTKPQNKEQTDKLSQEINSFPFTKKEPEKILLPPMEPEKVILPSTDKKGNEKKEEEKMDVTKDDEKMDVKKEEEKTEEKEVKTEDNIDLNIESMKEELPSPAKVENQEAEEKVAPPQKVDIFDFVKQEMEERLQKEATKEKTIDVQKEQSVEVEFSKDDVKEKDAVKEIDGKMEKDEKMEKDEKMEKEEEEVEVENKEEKDVKGEIKVITEDEKKIGVEEDEDEDDDWVKISSEDEEDVLQDSVTKAGKEEKIDTVVSVDADNVDGLPSKEEKTEPEKIEEIVIANETNVAKEAEQENKELKLANFEQTLELDRLEDAKKKPADSELIILNAEQTEKFTTEEKTKEVRTVDESPKIPGSPSKVSATSPSPESKKDVIIIEKKPLSTEAWVREAKKVPEGSALKPLEKIDSASTAAASSETNEGPAWLQEVKARQKAAKASQDLKDETKASNGEVSPRYDKENDEKTPAWAMETKTKKKLPPIPQKPKVSPRPKEDSQSPSSVPQWKQELAKRRQEAETPGKKKPLVVPPPPKDSPSPMVTTLPQWQLDLAARRKSAKESSLKKYIEEEKVETSPTEPAWKIEAAKRRKQRQSLGSVEGTPSPTKEPDANIPQWKKELLERRRKSDVLKETQLPTDNTNVKTSSSDSKIQWSPRTVKTRTASDSRRTLPRRLAPVTSPRDTETVKSPDWMKEIQFARNRRLAEFEKVVGADSTGELV from the exons TCACCAGAACCCAGAGCAGGCAAAAAACACCAAGATTCAATCTTCGGTGAGATGGACAACAAAAAATCAGCCGATCCATTCGCGGGCACTAACTGGTTGGCGGAGATCGAACAAGTGGAAAAGAAATGGCGGAGTGGTCCACAAGAACAGCCCTCTGTGGCACCCCCTAAAAAAGAACCCCCTGTGCCACCGGCAAGGAAAAAGAAG ACATCCAACACACGGGAGAAAAGAATGGGTTTCTATAGCATGGAAGGATACAGTATAGGATATTCTAGGGAACCCGATGCCTTTACCGAGTTCATGGGAGAGCTAGACCACGTGGAAAAGATGTGGATGGGGCCAGGGTATATGCCGTCGGAAGTCAAG GAATCTGAGTCATCAAGCAGTGAATCTGAAGATGAAGTATCTCCAGAGAAAAAAGTACGACACAACAGTGGAGAAGTCGAAAATGGCGGTGGTGAAGACAAACCTAGTGTGGAAAAAGCCAAGGAAAACCAAAGTCCTTCCGCTGGAGAATTCATGGATTTCTCCGTCATCCAG AGGTCCAACACCCTTGACCTTGGCATTGTGAAATCCAGAGCCAGGCTGGGTAAGGCCGGTGCTTTGAGACAGAGAAGAAAACCGACTAGACCTTCAAGTCTGTTCAGCAATCAACAAGACATGGAAGGACAACTCCCAGACGATATCTTCAGAGATTCAACAG AACCGAAACTagtgaatttttcaaagattgaggatgatgatgaaaagAAGGACAAAGAGAAAGATGTTGAAGAGAAGGCAACGACACAGCCAGGAGGCCAAGCTGCAAAGAAGTTACCACCAGGAGCCATGCCAAGTCCATTCCTGTTACCAGGATTAGGGGCAGGAATGCCAAAACTCAAG AAATCACAACGTAAGGTTCCTCCAAAGCCAGCCGAGAAGCCTAAAGATAATAAACCCTTAGAGACAGAGAAATCCAAACTTCTTAATCCAATATCAGCCACCCCGACACCGACACCAACACCACGAGCAGCGGCATCACCGTCAAAATCACCCGTACCCAAGCCACGAGCAACACCATCGCCAGTCAAGTCCCCAAAACCAAAGCCAAGGGCAGAcataaaaaag AAACCAACCATCCCCCCACCCAAACCACTAAAGCCTATAAAACCAACAAAGCCCCAAAACAAGGAACAAACAGATAAACTGTCACAAGAAATAAACAGCTTCCCCTTCACCAAAAAAGAGCCAGAGAAGATACTGCTTCCTCCAATGGAACCTGAGAAAGTTATACTGCCCTCAACGGACaagaaaggaaatgaaaagaaagAGGAAGAGAAGATGGATGTGACTAAAGATGATGAAAAAATGGATGTGAAGAAAGAGGAAGAAAAGACAGAGGAGAAAGAAGTGAAGACAGAGGACAATATAGACTTGAATATTGAAAGTATGAAAGAGGAATTACCGTCACCAGCAAAAGTTGAAAATCAAGAAGCTGAAGAAAAGGTTGCTCCTCCACAGAAAGTTGACATCTTTGACTTTGTGAAGCAAGAGATGGAGGAGAGGCTGCAAAAGGAAGCCACAAAAGAGAAAACAATAGATGTCCAAAAGGAGCAGAGTGTGGAAGTGGAGTTCTCGAAGGATGATGTGAAGGAGAAAGATGCTGTGAAGGAGATAGACGGGAAGATGGAGAAAGATGAAAAGATGGAGAAAGATGAGAAGATGGAGAAGGAGGAAGAAGAAGTGGAAGTCGAGAACAAAGAGGAGAAGGATGTGAAAGGAGAGATAAAGGTGATCACTGAAGACGAGAAAAAAATAGGAGTAGAGGAAGATgaagatgaggatgatgatTGGGTGAAAATATCCTCAGAGGATGAAGAAGATGTCTTGCAGGATAGTGTTACCAAGGCAGGAAAAGAGGAGAAAATTGACACTGTTGTCAGTGTGGACGCAGATAATGTTGATGGGTTACCCAGCAAAGAAGAAAAAACTGAACCCGAAAAGATTGAGGAAATTGTCATTGCAAATGAAACAAATGTAGCAAAGGAGGCAGAACAGGAAAACAAGGAACTtaaacttgccaattttgaaCAAACTCTTGAACTTGACAGGCTTGAGGACGCAAAGAAGAAACCTGCAGACTCAGAACTTATTATTTTGAATGCTGAGCAGACTGAGAAATTTACAACAGAAGAAAAGACGAAAGAAGTCAGAACAGTGGATGAGTCACCAAAAATACCCGGGAGTCCGTCTAAAGTGTCAGCAACTTCCCCAAGCCCTGAAAGCAAGAAGGATGTTATTATTATTGAGAAGAAACCATTGAGCACTGAAGCGTGGGTACGTGAAGCTAAG AAAGTGCCGGAAGGTTCCGCCTTGAAACCTCTTGAAAAGATAGACAGTGCATCGACAGCAGCAGCGAGCAGCGAGACTAATGAAGGACCTGCATGGTTGCAAGAAGTAAAGGCCAGGCAGAAGGCAGCAAAAGCTTCTCAAGACTTGAAAGATGAAACCAAGGCCAGCAACGGAGAAGTGAGTCCCAGATATGATAAAGAAAACGATGAGAAGACACCTGCATGGGCCATGGAAACCAAGACTAAGAAAAAACTGCCACCAATACC GCAAAAACCAAAGGTGTCACCACGACCCAAGGAAGACAGCCAGTCACCATCCTCTGTGCCTCAGTGGAAACAAGAACTAGCAAAGAGGAGACAGGAAGCAGAAACACCAG GCAAAAAGAAACCACTGGTCGTACCACCGCCACCAAAGGATTCACCATCACCTATGGTGACAACTCTGCCACAGTGGCAGCTAGACCTAGCAGCTAGGAGGAAATCAGCCAAAGAGAGCAGTCTGAAGAAGTATATAGAAGAGGAGAAGGTGGAGACGTCGCCAACTGAACCAGCGTGGAAGATAGAGGCAGCCAAGAGACGGAAACAGAGGCAGAGTTTGGGAAGTGTTGAAGGCACTCCAAGT CCTACAAAGGAACCAGATGCCAATATACCACAGTGGAAAAAGGAACTCCTTGAAAGACGACGCAAGTCTGATGTTCTCAAAGAAACACAACTACCCACAGACAATACCAACGTAAAGACATCATCGTCTGACAGCAAAATACAGTGGTCTCCCAGAACTGTCAAAACAAGAACTGCCTCCGATTCAA GAAGAACTCTCCCTAGAC GATTAGCACCTGTGACAAGTCCAAGGGACACAGAAACTGTTAAGTCTCCAGACTGGATGAAAGAAATTCAGTTTGCTAGAAATAGAAGATTAGCAG aatttGAAAAAGTAGTGGGAGCTGACAGTACTGGAGAGTTGGTTTGA
- the LOC139144861 gene encoding enolase-phosphatase E1-like isoform X4, whose protein sequence is MADDADFLDDVLGKYSKTADKPEPKVKKNDLRSELEERAKYISPMTRPSSQHILHNVVNEKNRSALEDPDLGEYIAVIRGTRISSDFSPVETKPPLQRSGSDNKDLLMDFDPVFTKDTATTGRSGSVSTVAQKPGAATRATQNNWVGFDDFQDNKKTAKPASRSSSRTSRSNDPFDDMDFMEEIQKVEKMWTGGTGDPFGSPDGTTDPFGSSNGKADPFRSSNVTTDPFASGDPFVSSDDLFSPTAKSPEPRAGKKHQDSIFGEMDNKKSADPFAGTNWLAEIEQVEKKWRSGPQEQPSVAPPKKEPPVPPARKKKESESSSSESEDEVSPEKKVRHNSGEVENGGGEDKPSVEKAKENQSPSAGEFMDFSVIQRSNTLDLGIVKSRARLGKAGALRQRRKPTRPSSLFSNQQDMEGQLPDDIFRDSTEPKLVNFSKIEDDDEKKDKEKDVEEKATTQPGGQAAKKLPPGAMPSPFLLPGLGAGMPKLKKSQRKVPPKPAEKPKDNKPLETEKSKLLNPISATPTPTPTPRAAASPSKSPVPKPRATPSPVKSPKPKPRADIKKKPTIPPPKPLKPIKPTKPQNKEQTDKLSQEINSFPFTKKEPEKILLPPMEPEKVILPSTDKKGNEKKEEEKMDVTKDDEKMDVKKEEEKTEEKEVKTEDNIDLNIESMKEELPSPAKVENQEAEEKVAPPQKVDIFDFVKQEMEERLQKEATKEKTIDVQKEQSVEVEFSKDDVKEKDAVKEIDGKMEKDEKMEKDEKMEKEEEEVEVENKEEKDVKGEIKVITEDEKKIGVEEDEDEDDDWVKISSEDEEDVLQDSVTKAGKEEKIDTVVSVDADNVDGLPSKEEKTEPEKIEEIVIANETNVAKEAEQENKELKLANFEQTLELDRLEDAKKKPADSELIILNAEQTEKFTTEEKTKEVRTVDESPKIPGSPSKVSATSPSPESKKDVIIIEKKPLSTEAWVREAKKVPEGSALKPLEKIDSASTAAASSETNEGPAWLQEVKARQKAAKASQDLKDETKASNGEVSPRYDKENDEKTPAWAMETKTKKKLPPIPQKPKVSPRPKEDSQSPSSVPQWKQELAKRRQEAETPGKKKPLVVPPPPKDSPSPMVTTLPQWQLDLAARRKSAKESSLKKYIEEEKVETSPTEPAWKIEAAKRRKQRQSLGSVEGTPSPTKEPDANIPQWKKELLERRRKSDVLKETQLPTDNTNVKTSSSDSKIQWSPRTVKTRTASDSRRTLPRRLAPVTSPRDTETVKSPDWMKEIQFARNRRLAEFEKVVGADSTGELV, encoded by the exons GGTGAATACATAGCAGTTATAAGGGGAACCCGAATTTCGTCCGACTTTTCGCCAGTGGAGACAAAGCCACCACTGCAGAGAAGTGGTTCCGACAACAAGGACCTGTTGATGGATTTTGATCCTGTGTTCACCAAGGATACTGCAACCACTGGTAGAAGTGGTTCAGTATCCACTGTGGCTCAGAAACCAGGTGCTGCCACCAGGGCAACACAAAACAACTGggttggctttgatgatttccagGACAATAAGAAGACAGCAAAGCCAGCCTCCAGATCTTCATCAAGGACAAGCAGATCCAACGATCCCTTTGATGACATGGACTTCATGGAAGAAATCCAGAAAGTGGAAAAGATGTGGACAGGTGGCACCGGAGATCCATTCGGATCACCTGATGGGACGACAGATCCATTCGGGTCATCCAATGGGAAGGCAGACCCGTTCAGATCATCCAATGTTACTACAGACCCGTTTGCTTCTGGTGATCCATTTGTCTCCTCTGATGATTTATTTTCACCAACAGCAAAG TCACCAGAACCCAGAGCAGGCAAAAAACACCAAGATTCAATCTTCGGTGAGATGGACAACAAAAAATCAGCCGATCCATTCGCGGGCACTAACTGGTTGGCGGAGATCGAACAAGTGGAAAAGAAATGGCGGAGTGGTCCACAAGAACAGCCCTCTGTGGCACCCCCTAAAAAAGAACCCCCTGTGCCACCGGCAAGGAAAAAGAAG GAATCTGAGTCATCAAGCAGTGAATCTGAAGATGAAGTATCTCCAGAGAAAAAAGTACGACACAACAGTGGAGAAGTCGAAAATGGCGGTGGTGAAGACAAACCTAGTGTGGAAAAAGCCAAGGAAAACCAAAGTCCTTCCGCTGGAGAATTCATGGATTTCTCCGTCATCCAG AGGTCCAACACCCTTGACCTTGGCATTGTGAAATCCAGAGCCAGGCTGGGTAAGGCCGGTGCTTTGAGACAGAGAAGAAAACCGACTAGACCTTCAAGTCTGTTCAGCAATCAACAAGACATGGAAGGACAACTCCCAGACGATATCTTCAGAGATTCAACAG AACCGAAACTagtgaatttttcaaagattgaggatgatgatgaaaagAAGGACAAAGAGAAAGATGTTGAAGAGAAGGCAACGACACAGCCAGGAGGCCAAGCTGCAAAGAAGTTACCACCAGGAGCCATGCCAAGTCCATTCCTGTTACCAGGATTAGGGGCAGGAATGCCAAAACTCAAG AAATCACAACGTAAGGTTCCTCCAAAGCCAGCCGAGAAGCCTAAAGATAATAAACCCTTAGAGACAGAGAAATCCAAACTTCTTAATCCAATATCAGCCACCCCGACACCGACACCAACACCACGAGCAGCGGCATCACCGTCAAAATCACCCGTACCCAAGCCACGAGCAACACCATCGCCAGTCAAGTCCCCAAAACCAAAGCCAAGGGCAGAcataaaaaag AAACCAACCATCCCCCCACCCAAACCACTAAAGCCTATAAAACCAACAAAGCCCCAAAACAAGGAACAAACAGATAAACTGTCACAAGAAATAAACAGCTTCCCCTTCACCAAAAAAGAGCCAGAGAAGATACTGCTTCCTCCAATGGAACCTGAGAAAGTTATACTGCCCTCAACGGACaagaaaggaaatgaaaagaaagAGGAAGAGAAGATGGATGTGACTAAAGATGATGAAAAAATGGATGTGAAGAAAGAGGAAGAAAAGACAGAGGAGAAAGAAGTGAAGACAGAGGACAATATAGACTTGAATATTGAAAGTATGAAAGAGGAATTACCGTCACCAGCAAAAGTTGAAAATCAAGAAGCTGAAGAAAAGGTTGCTCCTCCACAGAAAGTTGACATCTTTGACTTTGTGAAGCAAGAGATGGAGGAGAGGCTGCAAAAGGAAGCCACAAAAGAGAAAACAATAGATGTCCAAAAGGAGCAGAGTGTGGAAGTGGAGTTCTCGAAGGATGATGTGAAGGAGAAAGATGCTGTGAAGGAGATAGACGGGAAGATGGAGAAAGATGAAAAGATGGAGAAAGATGAGAAGATGGAGAAGGAGGAAGAAGAAGTGGAAGTCGAGAACAAAGAGGAGAAGGATGTGAAAGGAGAGATAAAGGTGATCACTGAAGACGAGAAAAAAATAGGAGTAGAGGAAGATgaagatgaggatgatgatTGGGTGAAAATATCCTCAGAGGATGAAGAAGATGTCTTGCAGGATAGTGTTACCAAGGCAGGAAAAGAGGAGAAAATTGACACTGTTGTCAGTGTGGACGCAGATAATGTTGATGGGTTACCCAGCAAAGAAGAAAAAACTGAACCCGAAAAGATTGAGGAAATTGTCATTGCAAATGAAACAAATGTAGCAAAGGAGGCAGAACAGGAAAACAAGGAACTtaaacttgccaattttgaaCAAACTCTTGAACTTGACAGGCTTGAGGACGCAAAGAAGAAACCTGCAGACTCAGAACTTATTATTTTGAATGCTGAGCAGACTGAGAAATTTACAACAGAAGAAAAGACGAAAGAAGTCAGAACAGTGGATGAGTCACCAAAAATACCCGGGAGTCCGTCTAAAGTGTCAGCAACTTCCCCAAGCCCTGAAAGCAAGAAGGATGTTATTATTATTGAGAAGAAACCATTGAGCACTGAAGCGTGGGTACGTGAAGCTAAG AAAGTGCCGGAAGGTTCCGCCTTGAAACCTCTTGAAAAGATAGACAGTGCATCGACAGCAGCAGCGAGCAGCGAGACTAATGAAGGACCTGCATGGTTGCAAGAAGTAAAGGCCAGGCAGAAGGCAGCAAAAGCTTCTCAAGACTTGAAAGATGAAACCAAGGCCAGCAACGGAGAAGTGAGTCCCAGATATGATAAAGAAAACGATGAGAAGACACCTGCATGGGCCATGGAAACCAAGACTAAGAAAAAACTGCCACCAATACC GCAAAAACCAAAGGTGTCACCACGACCCAAGGAAGACAGCCAGTCACCATCCTCTGTGCCTCAGTGGAAACAAGAACTAGCAAAGAGGAGACAGGAAGCAGAAACACCAG GCAAAAAGAAACCACTGGTCGTACCACCGCCACCAAAGGATTCACCATCACCTATGGTGACAACTCTGCCACAGTGGCAGCTAGACCTAGCAGCTAGGAGGAAATCAGCCAAAGAGAGCAGTCTGAAGAAGTATATAGAAGAGGAGAAGGTGGAGACGTCGCCAACTGAACCAGCGTGGAAGATAGAGGCAGCCAAGAGACGGAAACAGAGGCAGAGTTTGGGAAGTGTTGAAGGCACTCCAAGT CCTACAAAGGAACCAGATGCCAATATACCACAGTGGAAAAAGGAACTCCTTGAAAGACGACGCAAGTCTGATGTTCTCAAAGAAACACAACTACCCACAGACAATACCAACGTAAAGACATCATCGTCTGACAGCAAAATACAGTGGTCTCCCAGAACTGTCAAAACAAGAACTGCCTCCGATTCAA GAAGAACTCTCCCTAGAC GATTAGCACCTGTGACAAGTCCAAGGGACACAGAAACTGTTAAGTCTCCAGACTGGATGAAAGAAATTCAGTTTGCTAGAAATAGAAGATTAGCAG aatttGAAAAAGTAGTGGGAGCTGACAGTACTGGAGAGTTGGTTTGA